In Mercurialis annua linkage group LG5, ddMerAnnu1.2, whole genome shotgun sequence, a single genomic region encodes these proteins:
- the LOC126680270 gene encoding arabinosyltransferase RRA3-like translates to MIGRRDGALMRTSNSSSQSLRKSRILIAIAIGIFLGCVFAFCYPNGFFTSNPYFNSRQLSNSISQAVSKSSCEPSEKLNMLKKEFTAASEKNVELQKQVKELSEKLKFAELGKDQAQEQVSALGDQHKAGPFGTVKGLRTNPTVIPGESVNPRLEQILEKVAVQKEIIVALANSNVKEMLEVWFNSIKKVGIPNYLVVALDDDIAEFCESNDVPFYKRDPDEGIDSVGKTGGNHAVSGLKFNILREFLQMGYSVLLSDVDIVYLQNPFHFLYRDSDVESMTDGHDNRTAYGHDDVFDEPAMGWARYAHTMRIWVYNSGFFYIRPTIPSIELLDRVANRLAHEKAWDQAVFNEELFYPSHPGYDGLYASRRTMDFYLFMNSKVLFKTVRKDANLSKLKPVIIHINYHPDKLPRMKAVVEFYVNGKQDALKPFPDGSDG, encoded by the exons ATGATTGGTCGCAGAGACGGAGCTTTGATGCGGACCAGTAACAGCAGCTCACAATCACTTCGCAAATCAAGAATCTTAATCGCAATTGCAATCGGAATTTTTCTGGGTTGTGTTTTCGCTTTTTGTTACCCTAATGGATTTTTCACTTCAAATCCTTACTTCAACTCTCGTCAACTCTCCAATTCAATTTCCCAG GCTGTATCGAAATCATCATGTGAGCCATCTGAGAAGCTGAACATGTTGAAAAAAGAATTTACAGCAGCATCAGAGAAAAATGTCGAGTTGCAAAAACAAGTCAAGGAGCTCTCTGAAAAACTGAAATTTGCCGAACTGGGTAAAGATCAAGCACAAGAGCAAGTATCTGCATTGGGTGACCAGCATAAAGCTGGACCTTTCGGTACTGTTAAGGGTTTGCGAACAAACCCGACTGTTATCCCGGGCGAATCTGTGAACCCTAGATTAGAACAGATATTAGAGAAGGTTGCTGTTCAGAAAGAAATTATAGTTGCTTTAGCTAATTCAAATGTGAAGGAAATGTTAGAGGTTTGGTTTAATAGTATTAAGAAAGTTGGCATACCCAATTATTTGGTTGTTGCTTTGGATGATGATATCGCTGAATTTTGCGAATCAAATGATGTCCCATTCTATAAGAGAGACCCGGATGAGGGGATTGATTCCGTAGGAAAAACCGGAGGCAACCATGCTGTTTCaggattaaaatttaatatcttgAGGGAGTTCTTGCAGATGGGATATAGTGTTCTTCTCTCAGATGTTGATATTGTGTATTTGCAAAACCCTTTTCATTTCCTTTACCGGGATTCCGATGTGGAGTCGATGACTGATGGGCACGATAATAGAACAGCCTACGGTCACGATGATGTGTTTGATGAGCCTGCGATGGGCTGGGCTCGATACGCTCATACAATGAGGATATGGGTTTACAACTCTGGGTTTTTCTATATTAGACCAACAATTCCGTCAATCGAGCTCTTGGATCGAGTGGCTAATCGGCTTGCTCATGAGAAGGCTTGGGATCAGGCAGTTTTCAATGAAGAGCTATTTTACCCTTCGCATCCCGGATATGATGGACTTTATGCTTCTAGGAGAACTATGGATTTCTATCTCTTCATGAACAGCAAAGTCCTCTTCAAGACCGTGAGAAAAGATGCCAATTTGAGCAAGCTTAAGCCGGTAATCATACATATAAATTACCATCCTGATAAGCTTCCACGAATGAAAGCAGTGGTAGAATTCTATGTCAATGGCAAGCAAGACGCGTTGAAACCTTTCCCCGATGGATCCGACGGGTAA